The nucleotide sequence ATGGCCGACACCCGGTGAGCTTGGTGCCGGCGCTAGTCTGCCCACGCAGGGTGTCGCGCCGCGCCGATCATCGATCATCAAGGCGTGGTTAGCCGGGTGCGCCGGGCGGACAGAAGGCGTCAGAAGCGCCACGTCTCAACCTTCTCACAAGGGGTTCGTATCCATGCCTCCAGGACCGGGCCGACCGACTTGCAAAAAGCCGCTGAGCCAAACGGAATGAGTGGAGCGCGGTGATGGCGAGGCTGACGCGAAACAGGCAGCGGCGCAGCGCTTCGAGATCGCGCACAAGTTCAACAGCGGTCGACGCTCTCGGAAGATCGCCGAGTTGCAGGGCGCCGGCCTGCCGCCAGCAAGCGTGGTGATCAAGAACGTCATGGGTTAGTAGGAGTTCGTGGACATGGCCAACGTGATGACCGACGTGCACGAGGCGAAAGCGCCAGCAGGGGGAAACGCGCGGGGGAATGGTCGCAAGCCGAGAGGCGCCCCGGAAGACAACGGGCGAATTCAGGTCACTGACAAGCTCGCCTTCACGATCCAGGAAGCCGCGATCATCTGTTCGCTGGGGCAGACCAAGATTTACGAGGCGATCAAGGACAAGCTGTTGAAGGCGCGGAAATATGGCACGCGCACCGTCATCCTGCGGGCTGATCTCGAAGCTTTCTTGGAGAGTCTGCCGCTCATTTCGAAAGATAACCCCTCGGGCTCACCCTCAATCGGGTTTCGAACTGAAAAATGACGAAATATCAGCTGCATAAGTGCTTAGTTTGGCGCTCTCCGAGCGCCACTTCGGTACAAAACTGGGCACTCCAAAACCTGCCGATTTTGCGCTTGAAGCCGCGACCAACGTGCGCAGGAGCACGCTTTTCGACCCCATGATGCGAACCTCTTTCGCGTCCACTTCGATGCGCTGGGCCAGGGCGCGGAGGTGGTCGCGGCGGCAGCCGCCCGATT is from Bradyrhizobium sp. AZCC 2176 and encodes:
- a CDS encoding helix-turn-helix domain-containing protein, with the translated sequence MANVMTDVHEAKAPAGGNARGNGRKPRGAPEDNGRIQVTDKLAFTIQEAAIICSLGQTKIYEAIKDKLLKARKYGTRTVILRADLEAFLESLPLISKDNPSGSPSIGFRTEK